In Ectothiorhodosinus mongolicus, one DNA window encodes the following:
- a CDS encoding anhydro-N-acetylmuramic acid kinase, with amino-acid sequence MQRLIGVISGTSMDALDLAILEHSDTELACGAVHAAPLPESLHRHLAALADPNWQGPLASMAEADAQLGEVIGEAVLQLLAQAELRPQDIRAIGSHGQTVLHRPNAQPGVSLQLGCPHRIAQITGITVVSDFRRRDLAAGGQGAPLVPAFHQAVFGRPDAAIAVLNLGGIANLSLLSNDGSPLRGFDTGPANTLLDLWCRRHRQQPYDAGGTWAASGRVQMDLLAALLDDDFFRASAPKSTGTQYFSGDWLAQKCGDLGDFSAADVQATLLALSAQSIAQALKQAMPSCQELLVCGGGVHNEALMQALAAELADLPVGSTATHGIDPDYVEALAFAWLAGETLAGRPADLMAVTGAKENVILGSIVPGRQGF; translated from the coding sequence ATGCAGCGACTTATCGGCGTCATCTCCGGCACCAGCATGGATGCGCTGGACCTGGCCATCTTAGAACACAGCGACACTGAGCTGGCCTGTGGCGCGGTGCATGCAGCGCCTTTGCCCGAATCTTTGCATCGCCATCTTGCGGCATTGGCCGACCCCAACTGGCAAGGGCCTTTGGCCAGTATGGCTGAGGCCGATGCGCAGCTGGGTGAGGTTATCGGCGAGGCGGTTTTGCAGTTGCTGGCCCAGGCCGAGCTGCGCCCCCAGGATATTAGGGCCATTGGCAGTCATGGCCAGACCGTTCTACATAGACCCAATGCACAACCCGGTGTCAGTCTGCAGCTGGGTTGCCCGCATCGCATCGCCCAGATCACCGGCATCACCGTGGTCTCTGATTTTCGTCGGCGCGATCTGGCGGCTGGCGGTCAAGGCGCGCCCTTGGTCCCGGCATTTCATCAAGCCGTTTTTGGTCGACCTGACGCAGCGATTGCGGTGCTCAATCTCGGGGGCATCGCCAACCTCAGCTTACTCTCCAACGATGGCAGCCCATTGCGGGGTTTTGATACTGGCCCTGCTAATACGCTGCTGGACTTATGGTGCCGGCGTCATCGCCAGCAACCCTATGATGCCGGCGGTACATGGGCGGCCAGCGGGCGCGTACAAATGGATTTATTGGCGGCGCTTTTAGATGATGATTTTTTCCGCGCCTCAGCCCCCAAGAGCACCGGCACCCAGTATTTCAGTGGGGACTGGCTGGCACAAAAATGTGGCGATCTGGGTGATTTCTCGGCTGCCGATGTACAAGCCACTTTGCTGGCATTGAGCGCGCAAAGCATCGCGCAAGCCCTCAAACAGGCCATGCCCTCATGCCAGGAGTTACTGGTGTGTGGCGGCGGCGTGCACAATGAGGCTTTGATGCAGGCACTGGCCGCTGAGCTGGCCGATCTACCGGTGGGCTCGACAGCCACTCATGGCATCGATCCCGATTACGTCGAAGCTTTGGCGTTTGCTTGGCTAGCCGGCGAGACGCTGGCAGGTCGCCCAGCTGATTTAATGGCAGTCACCGGGGCAAAAGAGAATGTGATTTTAGGGAGCATTGTGCCGGGACGCCAAGGGTTTTAA
- a CDS encoding proline--tRNA ligase: MRVSRFPLATLKETPADAEIISHQLMLRAGYIRRLASGLYTWLPLGLRVLRKVEAIVREEMNRAGALEVLMPAVQPAELWQESGRWDLYGPELLRLHDRHDRAFCFGPTHEEVITDLVRREINSYRQLPVNYYQIQTKFRDEIRPRFGLMRAREFLMKDAYSFHLDDASLHETYEAMHAAYCAIFSRCGLAYRPVQADTGSIGGHHSHEFHVLADAGEDAIAVSDSSDYAANVELAEALAPLTPRAEPSETMRLVDTPDAHTIAELVAGYQLPIEKTIKTLVVAASEEHETPLVALLVRGDHDLNAVKAEKLPQVASPLRMASEVEIRAAIGAGPGSLGPVNLPIRFIADRSVVAMSDFAAGANQDGQHLFGINWGRDLPEPEVADLRNVVAGDPSPDGQGVLQIRRGIEVGHIFQLGDKYSRALGATVLDEQGREQVVTMGCYGIGVSRVVAAAIEQNHDDKGIIWPNAIAPFQVALCPINAQKSQRLREAADALYDELCAAGFEVLYDDRGARPGVMFADMELIGIPHRVVLGERGLDAGEAEYKGRRDSNSTQVPLTELVSFLRSI; encoded by the coding sequence ATGCGCGTCTCTCGTTTTCCTCTAGCCACACTCAAAGAAACCCCGGCCGATGCTGAAATTATCAGCCATCAGCTCATGCTACGGGCGGGTTATATCCGCCGCTTGGCATCGGGGCTGTACACCTGGCTGCCACTGGGATTGAGAGTGCTGCGTAAAGTAGAAGCCATTGTCCGCGAGGAGATGAATCGCGCGGGGGCCTTAGAAGTACTGATGCCTGCCGTACAACCGGCCGAGCTTTGGCAGGAATCAGGGCGCTGGGATTTGTATGGGCCTGAGCTGCTGCGGCTTCATGATCGGCACGACCGTGCTTTTTGTTTCGGCCCCACGCATGAAGAGGTGATTACCGACTTGGTGCGGCGCGAGATCAACAGCTATCGCCAGCTGCCGGTGAATTATTATCAGATTCAGACGAAGTTCCGCGATGAGATTCGGCCACGCTTTGGGCTGATGCGGGCGCGCGAGTTTTTGATGAAAGATGCTTACTCCTTTCACCTAGATGACGCGAGTTTGCATGAGACTTATGAGGCGATGCATGCGGCTTACTGCGCGATTTTTTCGCGCTGTGGGCTAGCCTATCGGCCCGTGCAAGCGGATACGGGCTCGATTGGCGGGCATCACTCCCACGAATTCCATGTCTTGGCCGACGCCGGCGAGGACGCGATTGCCGTCTCTGATTCCAGCGACTATGCCGCGAATGTCGAGCTTGCCGAAGCCTTGGCGCCATTGACGCCACGCGCCGAGCCTTCAGAAACCATGCGCCTTGTGGACACGCCTGATGCGCATACCATCGCCGAGCTGGTGGCGGGTTATCAGCTTCCCATAGAGAAGACCATCAAGACGCTTGTGGTGGCCGCTTCGGAAGAACATGAAACGCCTCTGGTGGCACTATTGGTGCGCGGTGATCACGACCTTAATGCGGTTAAAGCTGAGAAGCTGCCCCAAGTCGCTAGCCCACTACGCATGGCCAGCGAGGTAGAGATACGCGCGGCTATTGGTGCTGGCCCTGGCTCATTGGGGCCGGTGAACCTACCGATTCGTTTTATTGCTGACCGCAGTGTCGTCGCCATGAGCGATTTTGCTGCGGGCGCCAACCAAGATGGCCAGCATCTGTTTGGCATTAACTGGGGACGCGATTTACCTGAACCCGAGGTGGCTGATCTACGCAATGTGGTGGCTGGCGATCCCAGTCCTGATGGTCAGGGGGTATTGCAGATCCGCCGCGGTATTGAAGTCGGCCATATCTTCCAATTGGGCGACAAATACAGCCGAGCCCTAGGTGCCACCGTGCTCGATGAACAAGGGCGGGAACAGGTTGTCACCATGGGTTGTTACGGCATTGGTGTCTCACGTGTGGTGGCAGCGGCCATTGAACAAAACCATGACGACAAAGGCATCATTTGGCCTAATGCTATCGCGCCGTTTCAGGTGGCGCTCTGCCCCATCAATGCGCAGAAATCTCAGCGCCTGCGCGAGGCTGCCGATGCGCTTTACGATGAGCTTTGTGCTGCCGGTTTTGAGGTCTTGTATGACGACCGCGGGGCGCGCCCAGGCGTGATGTTCGCCGACATGGAACTCATTGGCATTCCCCACCGCGTTGTTTTGGGCGAGCGCGGCTTGGACGCTGGCGAGGCCGAATACAAGGGCCGGCGTGACAGCAACAGCACCCAGGTGCCTTTGACCGAGCTGGTCAGCTTCCTGCGCTCGATATAA
- the argC gene encoding N-acetyl-gamma-glutamyl-phosphate reductase, translating to MIKAGIVGATGYTGVELVRLLLAHPQVELAAVTSRSDAGQRLDQMFPNLRGHCDLVFAAPDVKQLGRCDVVFFATPHGVAHAMAAELLAAGPRIIDLSADFRLRDAELWAQWYQQPHGAPELLPKAVYGLPEIHRQQIATAELIAVPGCYPTAITLGFLPLLEQGLVDVDHLIADAKSGVSGAGRKASVGSLLCEAGENFKAYGVAGHRHLPEILQTLNQLAGQSTQLSFVPHLLPMIRGILATLYARLSDHSKDLQAIYEQRYAAEPFVDVMPAGSLPETRSVRGSNLCRIAVHRPLGGDTAVVLSAIDNLVKGASGQAVQNLNIMFGLPETMGLQSISGLP from the coding sequence TTGATTAAAGCTGGAATTGTCGGCGCCACCGGGTACACCGGTGTCGAGTTAGTGCGTTTGTTGCTCGCCCATCCCCAAGTGGAATTGGCGGCGGTTACCTCGCGCTCGGATGCCGGTCAGCGCCTAGACCAAATGTTTCCCAATCTGCGCGGCCACTGTGATTTGGTGTTTGCAGCGCCGGATGTCAAACAACTGGGTCGTTGTGATGTGGTTTTCTTTGCCACACCCCATGGCGTCGCCCATGCCATGGCGGCGGAGTTGTTGGCTGCCGGACCGCGCATTATCGATTTATCAGCGGACTTTCGGCTGCGTGATGCCGAGCTCTGGGCGCAATGGTATCAACAGCCACATGGGGCGCCCGAGTTGTTGCCCAAGGCGGTTTATGGCCTACCAGAAATCCATCGCCAACAAATCGCTACTGCTGAACTGATCGCCGTGCCTGGGTGTTACCCGACGGCCATCACCTTGGGCTTCTTACCCCTGCTGGAGCAGGGCTTGGTCGATGTCGATCACTTGATCGCTGATGCCAAGTCCGGTGTCAGCGGCGCGGGTCGCAAAGCCAGTGTAGGTAGTTTGCTGTGTGAAGCCGGTGAGAACTTTAAAGCCTATGGCGTCGCCGGACATCGCCATTTGCCGGAGATCCTGCAGACCCTGAATCAGCTGGCGGGTCAGTCCACGCAGCTCAGCTTTGTACCCCATTTACTGCCGATGATTCGCGGTATTTTGGCGACGCTTTATGCCAGGCTGTCAGATCACTCCAAAGATTTGCAGGCGATTTATGAACAGCGCTATGCGGCTGAGCCTTTTGTCGATGTGATGCCGGCGGGCAGTTTGCCGGAAACCCGTAGCGTGCGTGGCAGCAACCTATGTCGCATCGCTGTGCATCGGCCTTTGGGCGGCGATACCGCGGTTGTGCTCTCGGCCATCGATAACTTGGTCAAGGGCGCCTCTGGCCAGGCGGTGCAAAATCTGAATATCATGTTTGGGCTTCCCGAAACCATGGGATTGCAAAGTATCTCCGGCTTGCCCTAG
- the ptsP gene encoding phosphoenolpyruvate--protein phosphotransferase, protein MLDVLRRIVLEVSAANNLTEALEIIVRRVRQELQIDVCSVYLRDTASESQQQMLLMASEGLNPESIGQVAMKAGEGLVGLVAERAEPVNLENAPDHPRFKYFPETGEERFHAFLGVPIVHHRRLLGVLVVQQRERRSFDDEHVAFLITLAAQLAGAISHAELSGEVSNHRGQIKQENLQISGIAGSPGVAVGKGVVAYTLADLDSVPDKAPDSIKAEEAAFKRAVASVQAELDEIKQRMTAVLPAGEQLLFDAYAMMLRGDSLIKRTIDHIHSGNWAPAALRDTVRENTRAFDEMEDPYLRERAADVRDIGRRILKHLQAPSIAEEKFPERTILVGEDLTATHLAEVPPERLVGVVSSRGTGSSHVAILARAMGIPAVMGVEDLPVGRLEDRELVVDGYRGTLYVQPSPELLEAFKHLQEEERELTEGLRELAQEPAITTDGIEVPVYANSGLLADIQPSLQSGADGIGLYRTEVPFMIRERFPGEGEQSRIYRDVLEPFDPKPVILRTLDVGGDKALPYFPVVEDNPFLGWRGIRITLDHPEIFLTQLRAMLRASVGLSNLHIMFPMIGALSELKGALQLLQRARDELLDEGYAVDMPKVGVMVEVPSAVYLAETLARRVDFLSVGTNDLVQYLLAVDRNNPRVAALYDGMHPAVLHALKQAAEGAHRAGKSISVCGEMAADPAAVILLLGLEIDALSVSVASLARIKWVIRSFSRERAKELLDQCLTMEEPVAIRALLDNALVQAGLGGLVRAGKN, encoded by the coding sequence GTGCTCGATGTTCTCCGTCGCATTGTTCTTGAGGTCAGTGCTGCCAATAATCTGACCGAGGCGCTGGAAATCATCGTCCGCCGCGTTCGCCAGGAATTGCAGATTGATGTCTGCTCGGTGTACTTGCGCGATACCGCCTCGGAGTCACAGCAACAGATGCTCTTGATGGCCTCCGAAGGTCTGAACCCAGAATCCATCGGTCAGGTCGCGATGAAGGCGGGTGAGGGCCTGGTGGGTTTGGTCGCCGAGCGCGCTGAGCCAGTCAACCTGGAAAATGCGCCAGACCATCCGCGTTTCAAATATTTCCCAGAAACCGGTGAAGAGCGTTTCCATGCTTTTTTGGGTGTACCCATCGTGCATCACCGGCGCCTGCTTGGAGTACTGGTAGTCCAACAGCGCGAGCGTCGCAGCTTCGATGATGAGCATGTGGCTTTTTTAATTACCCTGGCGGCGCAGCTCGCCGGAGCCATTAGCCATGCTGAGCTCAGCGGTGAAGTCAGCAACCACCGAGGCCAGATCAAACAAGAAAACCTGCAGATCAGTGGGATTGCCGGATCACCCGGCGTTGCCGTGGGCAAAGGGGTGGTGGCCTACACCCTAGCGGATTTGGACTCGGTGCCCGATAAAGCGCCAGATTCAATCAAGGCCGAAGAGGCGGCGTTCAAACGGGCCGTGGCCTCGGTTCAAGCGGAGCTAGATGAGATCAAACAGCGCATGACCGCGGTGCTACCGGCCGGCGAACAACTGCTGTTCGACGCCTATGCCATGATGCTGCGCGGTGACAGCCTGATTAAACGCACCATCGACCATATTCACAGCGGCAATTGGGCGCCGGCGGCGCTGCGCGACACCGTGCGCGAAAACACACGGGCGTTTGATGAAATGGAAGACCCCTACCTGCGCGAACGCGCTGCAGACGTGCGTGATATTGGGCGGCGTATCTTAAAGCACTTGCAGGCGCCATCGATTGCCGAAGAAAAATTCCCGGAGCGCACCATCTTAGTGGGCGAAGATTTGACCGCCACCCACCTCGCCGAAGTGCCTCCAGAGCGACTGGTCGGGGTGGTGTCTTCACGCGGAACCGGCTCATCCCATGTCGCTATCCTGGCCAGAGCCATGGGTATTCCCGCGGTCATGGGTGTGGAAGATTTGCCAGTGGGGCGGCTCGAAGATCGCGAATTGGTCGTCGATGGCTATCGCGGTACGCTTTATGTGCAGCCCAGCCCGGAGTTACTTGAAGCCTTCAAGCATCTTCAAGAAGAAGAGCGTGAGCTGACCGAGGGGCTGCGTGAATTGGCCCAAGAGCCAGCGATTACCACCGATGGTATCGAAGTGCCGGTTTACGCCAATAGCGGCTTGTTGGCAGATATTCAGCCCTCTCTTCAGTCGGGAGCAGACGGCATTGGTCTGTACCGCACGGAAGTGCCATTCATGATTCGCGAACGCTTCCCCGGCGAGGGAGAACAAAGCCGTATTTATCGCGACGTGTTGGAGCCGTTTGATCCTAAGCCTGTGATTTTGCGGACTCTGGATGTCGGTGGCGACAAAGCCTTGCCGTATTTCCCGGTGGTAGAAGACAATCCATTTTTGGGTTGGCGCGGCATTCGCATCACCCTAGATCACCCCGAGATTTTTCTCACTCAGTTGCGCGCCATGTTGCGTGCCAGCGTGGGTCTTAGCAATCTGCACATTATGTTCCCGATGATTGGGGCGTTGAGCGAGCTTAAAGGCGCTTTGCAATTGCTGCAGCGGGCGCGTGATGAATTGCTCGACGAGGGTTATGCCGTAGACATGCCCAAAGTCGGCGTCATGGTGGAAGTGCCCTCGGCGGTTTATTTGGCGGAAACCTTGGCGCGTCGCGTGGATTTTTTGTCGGTGGGCACCAATGACTTGGTGCAGTATCTGTTGGCGGTCGATCGCAATAACCCTCGGGTCGCTGCGCTTTACGACGGTATGCATCCGGCGGTTTTACATGCACTCAAACAAGCGGCCGAAGGGGCGCATCGGGCGGGCAAGAGCATCAGCGTTTGTGGCGAGATGGCGGCCGATCCTGCTGCCGTTATTTTATTGCTGGGATTGGAGATTGATGCGCTCAGTGTCAGTGTCGCCTCTTTGGCACGGATTAAATGGGTGATTCGCAGCTTCTCTCGTGAACGCGCTAAAGAATTGCTCGATCAGTGTCTCACCATGGAGGAGCCAGTAGCGATTCGCGCCTTGCTCGACAATGCCTTGGTGCAGGCGGGTTTGGGCGGACTGGTGCGTGCCGGTAAGAATTGA
- the tyrS gene encoding tyrosine--tRNA ligase has translation MDSLQEQIERLKRGCDEVLLEAELLEKLKLGRALRIKAGFDPTAPDLHLGHTVLLNKLRQFQQEGHEILFLIGDFTAMIGDPTGKSTTRPPLTREEVAANAQTYQEQIFRILDPERTQIVFNSQWMEALSAADMIALASRHTVARMLERDDFHKRYSEGRPIAIHEFLYPLVQGYDSVHLRSDVELGGTDQKFNLLMGRELQKQYSQAPQVILTMPILEGLDGVQKMSKSLGNYVGIKDAPGEMFGKIMSISDTLMWRYFELLSFRSLSEIEDLRQRMQQGENPRDIKFLLAGELVARFHGEAAAASAQRGFIEQFQKGGLPDELPECQVEAGTEGIAIANLLKEAGLVPSTSEGMRMIRQGGVRLDGDRVDDVTIRVHPGTCSVFQVGKRRFARVTVSSGE, from the coding sequence ATGGATTCGTTGCAAGAGCAGATTGAGCGACTCAAGCGAGGCTGCGACGAGGTGTTGCTGGAAGCCGAGCTGCTAGAGAAGCTCAAGTTGGGGCGAGCGCTGCGCATTAAGGCAGGCTTTGATCCCACCGCGCCAGATCTGCACCTAGGCCATACCGTGCTGCTGAATAAACTGCGTCAGTTTCAGCAAGAGGGCCATGAGATCCTGTTTCTCATTGGTGATTTCACCGCCATGATCGGCGATCCCACCGGGAAAAGCACGACGCGGCCGCCGCTAACCCGCGAAGAAGTAGCGGCTAATGCGCAAACCTACCAAGAACAGATTTTCCGCATTCTTGATCCCGAGCGCACGCAAATCGTTTTTAATTCTCAGTGGATGGAAGCGTTGTCAGCCGCCGACATGATTGCGTTAGCCTCCCGGCACACCGTGGCGCGTATGCTGGAGCGTGATGATTTTCACAAGCGCTACAGTGAGGGGCGGCCCATCGCCATTCACGAATTTCTCTATCCCTTAGTGCAGGGTTATGACTCTGTGCATTTGCGCAGTGATGTCGAATTAGGCGGCACTGATCAGAAATTCAATCTGCTGATGGGGCGCGAGCTGCAAAAACAATACAGCCAAGCCCCGCAGGTGATTCTCACTATGCCCATTCTCGAAGGTTTGGACGGGGTGCAAAAAATGTCCAAGTCGCTGGGCAATTACGTCGGTATTAAGGATGCCCCCGGCGAAATGTTTGGCAAGATTATGTCGATATCCGACACGCTCATGTGGCGTTACTTTGAGTTGCTGTCATTTCGCTCGCTGTCCGAGATCGAAGACTTGCGTCAGCGCATGCAACAGGGCGAAAACCCGCGCGACATTAAATTCCTCTTGGCGGGTGAGTTGGTGGCCCGGTTTCATGGCGAGGCGGCTGCTGCATCAGCGCAGCGCGGCTTTATCGAGCAATTTCAGAAAGGCGGATTGCCCGATGAATTGCCGGAATGCCAGGTGGAAGCCGGCACCGAGGGCATCGCGATTGCGAATCTTTTGAAGGAAGCAGGGCTCGTGCCCAGCACCTCTGAGGGTATGCGCATGATACGCCAAGGGGGTGTGAGACTGGACGGCGACCGGGTAGATGATGTTACAATACGGGTTCACCCTGGCACCTGTAGCGTTTTCCAAGTGGGAAAGCGACGCTTTGCCCGCGTGACAGTCAGTTCGGGTGAATAG
- the thiD gene encoding bifunctional hydroxymethylpyrimidine kinase/phosphomethylpyrimidine kinase encodes MSDYSDVPVVLAIGGNDPSGGAGLQADIQAIGSMGAHPAPVVTAITVQNTTDVMGFGPLDAELLLEQASAVLEDMPVMAIKVGMLGSAENAFALAELLEEYPEIPVVLDPVLAAGGGTPLADVALQEAIIDVLLPHVTLLTPNSQEARILVPDTELLDECATALMEAGTHHVLITGTHEDTGPVHNRLYSPRRAIETITLSRLPGEFHGSGCTLAAAVAALIARGLPMSDAVHQGLHYTWNSLRYAHRLGSGQLIPDRLFTDAPLSGSERHELH; translated from the coding sequence ATGAGCGATTATTCGGATGTTCCGGTCGTGCTAGCTATTGGCGGCAATGATCCTAGCGGCGGCGCCGGACTGCAGGCAGACATTCAGGCTATCGGCAGCATGGGCGCCCATCCTGCACCGGTGGTGACAGCCATTACCGTGCAAAACACCACAGATGTCATGGGGTTTGGGCCGCTGGATGCCGAACTGTTGCTGGAGCAGGCCAGTGCAGTGCTGGAAGATATGCCGGTAATGGCGATCAAGGTTGGCATGCTGGGCTCCGCCGAGAATGCTTTCGCCTTGGCGGAATTGCTCGAGGAGTATCCAGAGATCCCTGTGGTTCTGGATCCGGTATTGGCCGCCGGTGGCGGCACTCCGCTGGCGGATGTGGCCCTGCAGGAAGCCATCATCGATGTACTCCTGCCTCATGTGACCTTGCTCACTCCCAATAGTCAGGAAGCGCGCATTTTGGTGCCCGACACGGAGCTATTGGACGAATGTGCCACAGCGCTGATGGAAGCGGGAACGCATCATGTTTTGATCACGGGCACTCACGAGGACACCGGCCCGGTGCACAATCGACTCTACAGTCCGCGTCGCGCGATCGAGACCATCACCCTGAGCCGCCTTCCCGGCGAGTTCCATGGATCGGGTTGCACTTTGGCTGCTGCCGTGGCCGCCCTGATTGCCCGGGGCCTACCGATGAGCGACGCCGTACATCAGGGCCTGCACTACACATGGAATAGTCTGCGTTACGCGCATCGACTCGGGTCTGGCCAGTTAATCCCTGATCGACTGTTTACGGACGCACCCCTGAGCGGCAGCGAACGTCATGAATTGCACTGA
- a CDS encoding RNA pyrophosphohydrolase: MIDPDGFRPNVGIILCNQQGQLFWAKRLGQRAWQFPQGGIHRNESPEQAMFRELTEETGLQAEHVEVMGCTREWLRYRLPKHLIRRHSNPVCIGQKQVWFLLRLVGSEANVRLTAAPVPEFDDWRWVDYWHPLQEVIFFKRQVYQQALEELAPLLFADAVPEPSPSECSAHQSG; the protein is encoded by the coding sequence GTGATTGACCCGGATGGATTTAGACCCAATGTAGGCATCATTCTGTGTAATCAGCAGGGTCAGCTATTTTGGGCGAAACGTCTGGGGCAGCGTGCTTGGCAATTCCCGCAAGGCGGTATCCACCGCAATGAGTCGCCAGAGCAAGCCATGTTCCGCGAACTGACCGAGGAAACCGGCCTGCAAGCCGAGCATGTGGAGGTCATGGGCTGTACCCGCGAGTGGCTCCGGTATCGACTGCCCAAGCATCTGATTAGGCGTCATTCCAACCCGGTATGTATCGGTCAAAAACAAGTCTGGTTCTTGCTGCGTTTGGTGGGCTCTGAGGCTAATGTCCGCTTAACAGCAGCGCCAGTGCCCGAGTTTGATGATTGGCGCTGGGTGGACTATTGGCATCCACTGCAAGAAGTGATTTTCTTTAAACGACAAGTATACCAACAAGCTTTAGAGGAACTGGCGCCACTGCTGTTCGCCGATGCCGTGCCTGAACCGTCGCCGAGTGAGTGCTCGGCGCATCAGTCAGGCTGA
- a CDS encoding tetratricopeptide repeat protein, which translates to MASGGLAARLRFLWYQLMARAGHATGQFNVGVMLAKGQGVDQDEAAAIHWYEQAAFKGDVHAQTNLALMYLQGRGVTVDPAQAVHWFQAAADQGSTNAQCNLAFMYLEGRGVTADPGQAAHWYHIAADLENPVAQANLGVLYAEGRGVPQDWVLAGMWSELAAAQGHETAQQNLKRYAQQMSEQDWQESQRRASAWQPGAA; encoded by the coding sequence ATGGCATCCGGCGGACTGGCCGCGCGGCTGCGTTTTCTCTGGTATCAACTCATGGCCCGGGCGGGGCACGCCACGGGCCAATTTAATGTGGGTGTGATGCTGGCCAAAGGGCAGGGTGTGGATCAAGACGAAGCAGCGGCTATTCACTGGTATGAGCAGGCCGCCTTCAAAGGCGATGTGCACGCGCAAACCAATCTGGCACTGATGTATCTACAGGGTCGGGGTGTCACTGTTGACCCTGCTCAAGCCGTTCACTGGTTTCAAGCAGCAGCCGATCAAGGCAGCACCAATGCGCAATGCAACCTAGCGTTTATGTACTTAGAGGGCCGCGGCGTCACGGCCGATCCCGGGCAAGCAGCCCACTGGTATCACATCGCGGCGGATCTCGAAAACCCTGTAGCCCAAGCCAATCTCGGGGTGTTATACGCTGAGGGTCGCGGTGTACCCCAGGATTGGGTGCTGGCGGGCATGTGGTCTGAGTTGGCTGCAGCGCAAGGGCATGAGACGGCACAACAAAACCTCAAGCGCTATGCCCAGCAAATGTCAGAGCAGGATTGGCAGGAATCGCAAAGGCGCGCCAGTGCCTGGCAGCCTGGAGCTGCTTAA
- a CDS encoding HAD family hydrolase, which translates to MPLALFDLDNTLLSGDSDFEWGRFLADLGVVDGARHRARNEAFYDDYRAGRLDILAFCRFAFEPLARHPLSELLAWRQQFVLERIEPLIAPGAPDLLQKHREAGHVPVIITATNRFVTEPIAERLGVPHLLATEPEFAGQRYTGELAGVPCFQHGKVIRLQQWLEGQPDLGLADSWFYSDSHNDLPLLEQVAHPVAVDPDETLAEVARQRGWPSISLRDSAAV; encoded by the coding sequence GTGCCACTGGCTTTATTTGACTTAGATAATACCCTGCTAAGCGGCGACAGCGATTTTGAGTGGGGTCGCTTTCTGGCCGACCTGGGCGTGGTTGACGGTGCGCGTCATCGGGCGCGGAACGAGGCTTTTTACGATGACTACCGCGCCGGCCGTTTGGACATATTGGCATTTTGTCGGTTTGCGTTTGAGCCCTTAGCTCGCCACCCGCTAAGTGAGCTTTTGGCCTGGCGGCAGCAGTTTGTACTGGAACGCATCGAACCGCTGATCGCTCCGGGGGCACCCGACTTGCTGCAAAAACATCGCGAGGCCGGGCATGTGCCGGTCATCATTACCGCCACCAACCGCTTTGTCACCGAACCCATTGCCGAGCGCTTAGGCGTCCCGCACCTTTTGGCAACTGAGCCTGAGTTTGCGGGGCAACGCTACACCGGCGAACTCGCGGGTGTGCCCTGCTTTCAGCACGGCAAGGTGATCCGCTTGCAACAGTGGCTAGAAGGTCAGCCAGACTTGGGACTAGCCGATAGCTGGTTTTACAGCGATTCGCACAATGATTTACCGCTACTGGAACAGGTGGCCCATCCGGTGGCCGTTGATCCGGATGAGACCCTTGCTGAAGTGGCCCGCCAGCGCGGCTGGCCAAGCATATCGTTGCGCGACTCTGCGGCGGTTTAA
- the erpA gene encoding iron-sulfur cluster insertion protein ErpA, translated as MSATEQAITEEMPSPLNFTDAAAAKVKTLIEEEENPSLKLRVFVSGGGCSGFQYGFTFDEEINDGDTAVEKAGVTLLIDPMSYQYLVGAEIDYTESLEGAQFVIRNPNATTTCGCGSSFSV; from the coding sequence ATGAGCGCAACCGAACAGGCGATAACCGAAGAAATGCCAAGCCCGCTGAACTTTACCGATGCAGCTGCGGCCAAGGTGAAAACCCTGATTGAAGAGGAAGAAAACCCCTCTTTGAAACTGCGCGTGTTTGTCAGCGGTGGCGGATGTTCCGGTTTTCAGTACGGCTTCACCTTTGATGAAGAAATCAATGATGGCGATACAGCCGTTGAGAAAGCCGGTGTGACCTTGTTAATCGATCCCATGAGTTATCAGTATCTCGTGGGCGCTGAAATCGACTACACCGAGAGCTTAGAAGGCGCGCAGTTCGTGATTCGTAACCCGAATGCCACGACCACCTGCGGCTGCGGTTCGTCCTTCTCGGTTTAA
- a CDS encoding rubredoxin, protein MRKFQCVICGHIYDEAIGAPDDGLPAGTLWEDIPDDWMCPECGATKADFEEMAS, encoded by the coding sequence ATGAGAAAATTCCAGTGTGTGATTTGTGGGCATATTTACGACGAGGCCATTGGTGCGCCTGATGATGGTCTGCCTGCGGGAACCCTGTGGGAAGACATTCCCGATGACTGGATGTGTCCCGAGTGCGGTGCCACTAAAGCTGATTTCGAGGAAATGGCGAGTTAA